In Scatophagus argus isolate fScaArg1 chromosome 5, fScaArg1.pri, whole genome shotgun sequence, a genomic segment contains:
- the LOC124059171 gene encoding extracellular calcium-sensing receptor-like: MTVTTKAFLQKVGDLLDKDGSSTCPFPKVCNLIVILDSTPVHFPHCLSAMVSCLGYPAKYCKVLSTCNPQLPGQNITRTFINLHWLPVKFDMPSSFKQGDIMIGGIFPIFNKDISSTSTTFESNPPRVKCALILNSCSSPTNTLRAALTLASNPQEVELTSPCPPAISALIAEAGSSQSLAVAGTLGPFQVPVVSYFSTCACLSDRTKYPTFFRTIPSDYFQAKALAALVKRFGWEWVGAIQSDNDYGRNGITAFTREVKKLGVCVAFVGTILRTYSMDKILAVVEMIKQSTVKVILAFVPEGDFYPLMKEVVKQNITGIQWIGSEAWITAARPSTPEIYQAFGGALGFVVQKMAIPNLKPFLTSISPYSNPSAAFVMDFWEIMVGCKPVSPGEHTDAQICTGNETLMNSKHAFFNVTQLRVSYNVYKAVYAIAHALHQLIFCQSPGEKTVRPCLNVSEIQPKEVTDHLQRVNFRNQFGDNVFFDVNGDPPASYDIINWQLIDGQVQHVTLGHFSSAAHGDHMLSIQEEEIVWRTGKMVPTSVCSNVCPVGTRRAQIKGKPICCFDCVTCADGTIANSTGAADCTPCPQEYWSNERRDECIPKAIEFLSYHEPMGIAVTVVSLLGASLSLVTMMVFIRFRETPVIKASNSELSCFLLFSLFLCFLCPLTFIGRPTVWTCMLRHTAFGVTFALCISCILGKTIVVVTAFKARFPGNNIAGKFGQAQQRIIVCFCTLIQIVICVLWLKLNPPFPDMVFKYSNKKIVLECNTGSEAAFYVVLGYIGILAVICLVLAFLARNLPDNFNEAKFITFSMLIFCAVWITFIPAYVSSPGKFTVAVETFAILSSAFGLLLSIFVPKCYIILIKPDKNTKKHVMGKL; the protein is encoded by the exons ATGACTGTGACCACCAAGGCCTTCCTCCAGAAGGTTGGAGACCTTCTTGACAAAGATGGCTCCTCCACCTGCCCTTTCCCTAAAGTCTGCAACCTGATTGTCATACTGGACTCCACTCCAGTCCACTTTCCA CACTGCCTGTCTGCAATGGTGTCCTGCCTGGGGTACCCAGCAAAGTATTGCAAGGTCCTCAGTACGTGCAACCCTCAGCTGCCAGGCCAGAACATCACTCGCACATTTATCAAccttcactggcttccagtcAA GTTTGACATGCCAAGTTCGTTCAAGCAGGGAGACATAATGATCGGAGGGATTTTCCCCATTTTCAACAAAGACATAAGTAGCACTTCTACTACGTTTGAGAGCAACCCACCCAGAGTGAAGTGTGCACT GATTCTCAACTCTTGTTCATCTCCTACAAATACATTACGTGCTGCACTAACGCTGGCTAGTAACCCACAGGAGGTAGAACTGACTTCCCCTTGCCCTCCTGCTATATCTGCCCTCATAGCAGAGGCTGGATCATCACAGTCTCTAGCTGTGGCTGGAACTCTTGGGCCATTTCAAGTGCCAGTA GTAAGTTACTTCTCAACATGTGCCTGCCTGAGTGATAGAACTAAATATCCTACATTTTTTCGAACAATCCCCAGCGATTATTTCCAGGCAAAAGCTTTGGCAGCTCTGGTCAAACGTTTTGGCTGGGAGTGGGTCGGGGCCATACAGTCAGACAATGACTACGGACGAAACGGGATCACGGCTTTTACTCGAGAGGTTAAAAAGCTTGGagtttgtgttgcatttgtCGGGACAATTTTACGTACGTACAGTATGGATAAAATTCTGGCTGTTGTGGAAATGATCAAGCAGTCAACTGTCAAAGTCATTCTTGCTTTTGTTCCAGAGGGTGACTTTTACCCTTTGATGAAAGAGGTTGTTAAACAGAACATTACAGGAATTCAGTGGATTGGCAGTGAGGCCTGGATAACAGCAGCTCGACCCTCCACCCCTGAAATATACCAAGCTTTTGGGGGAGCCTTAGGGTTTGTGGTGCAGAAGATGGCTATTCCAAATCTAAAACCATTTCTTACAAGCATTAGCCCTTATTCCAATCCAAGTGCTGCCTTTGTGATGGATTTTTGGGAGATTATGGTCGGCTGTAAACCAGTTTCACCTGGGGAGCACACAGATGCTCAAATATGCACAGGCAATGAGACATTAATGAATTCAAAGCATGCGTTCTTTAATGTCACACAGCTCAGAGTGTCCTATAACGTGTATAAAGCAGTTTATGCCATTGCACATGCTCTTCATCAACTGATTTTCTGCCAGTCACCGGGAGAAAAAACAGTGAGGCCTTGTTTGAATGTATCAGAAATTCAACCCAAAGAG GTCACTGATCATCTGCAGAGGGTGAATTTTAGGAATCAGTTTGGGGATAATGTGTTCTTTGATGTCAATGGTGACCCTCCTGCTTCTTATGATATAATTAACTGGCAGCTGATTGATGGACAAGTGCAGCATGTCACTCTGGGtcacttttcttctgctgctcatGGTGATCATATGCTGAGCATCCAAGAGGAAGAAATTGTGTGGAGGACAGGAAAAATG GTTCCGACATCAGTGTGCTCTAACGTTTGTCCAGTAGGAACCAGGAGAGCACAAATAAAGGGAAAACCCATCTGCTGTTTTGACTGTGTCACATGTGCTGATGGAACTATAGCTAATTCAACAG GTGCAGCCGACTGCACACCCTGTCCACAGGAATACTGGTCCAATGAGAGGAGGGATGAATGCATTCCTAAAGCTATTGAGTTCCTGTCATATCATGAGCCAATGGGAATAGCTGTGACAGTAGTGTCCCTGTTAGGGGCCTCCCTGTCGCTGGTCACAATGATGGTCTTTATCCGCTTCAGAGAAACTCCTGTGATAAAGGCCAgcaactctgagctgagctgtttcctgttgttttctcttttcttgtgctTTCTCTGTCCCCTTACTTTCATCGGCAGACCCACAGTCTGGACATGCATGCTGCGCCACACAGCTTTTGGTGTAACATTTGCACTTTGTATTTCCTGCATCTTGGGGAAAactattgttgttgttacagcGTTCAAAGCCAGATTTCCTGGCAACAACATTGCTGGAAAGTTTGGTCAGGCACAGCAAAGGATCATCGTTTGCTTCTGCACATTGATTCAAATAGTAATATGTGTGTTGTGGCTAAAGTTAAACCCACCTTTCCCAGACATGGTTTTCAAATACAGCAACAAGAAGATTGTTTTAGAATGTAACACAGGCTCTGAGGCTGCTTTCTATGTGGTGCTGGGGTACATAGGGATCCTTGCAGTAATATGCTTGGTCCTGGCATTTCTGGCAAGGAATTTGCCTGATAACTTTAATGAAGCCAAATTTATCACATTCAGCATGCTGATATTCTGTGCTGTGTGGATTACTTTTATCCCAGCATATGTCAGCTCTCCAGGAAAGTTCACCGTAGCTGTGGAAACATTTGCGATTTTGTCTTCAGCATTTGGCTTATTACTTAGCATTTTTGTACCTAAATGTTACATAATACTGATCAAACCAGATAAAAATACCAAGAAACATGTCATGGGAAAACTGTGA